One Gemmatimonadota bacterium genomic region harbors:
- a CDS encoding ATP-binding cassette domain-containing protein codes for MTSLAVDIRGVHKRYAGHVAVRDLSLQVPVGTVYGLLGPNGAGKTTTIRMLLNIIAPDEGSIAIMGSPNHARGILDRVGYLPEERGLYKKMQVRRLLRFLGELKGIKGRDADRRIDEWLDRLSLRTAEKDWGLAKVDELSRGMQQKVQFIGTLLHDPELVVLDEPFSGLDPINAQALKDTVLDLRRRGRTVIFSTHLMDNAERMCDSVCIISRGEKVLDGAVATVRSGHGGNHLALGLAGSASPEVEAVLADRSLVQRVDDSGRFFEVEMAAGGDMQVLLRRLVEAGAVVERFEKVQPSLHQIFLQKVGASGIEDGMSGHG; via the coding sequence ATGACCTCACTGGCAGTGGACATCCGCGGCGTGCACAAGCGCTACGCGGGGCATGTGGCGGTTCGCGATCTCTCCCTCCAGGTCCCGGTGGGCACCGTGTACGGCCTCCTGGGCCCCAACGGTGCCGGCAAGACCACGACGATCCGGATGCTCTTGAACATCATCGCCCCGGATGAGGGGTCGATCGCGATCATGGGCTCCCCAAACCACGCGCGTGGCATCCTGGATCGCGTCGGGTACCTCCCCGAGGAGCGCGGGCTCTACAAGAAGATGCAGGTGCGCCGGCTGCTGCGATTCCTTGGTGAACTCAAGGGAATCAAGGGGCGGGACGCCGACCGGCGCATCGATGAATGGCTCGATCGCCTCTCGCTGCGTACCGCGGAGAAGGACTGGGGGCTCGCCAAGGTCGACGAGCTCTCGCGGGGGATGCAGCAGAAGGTGCAGTTCATCGGCACGCTGCTCCACGACCCGGAGCTGGTCGTGCTGGACGAGCCGTTCAGTGGGCTCGACCCGATCAATGCCCAGGCACTCAAGGACACGGTGCTGGACCTGCGGCGTCGCGGCCGCACGGTGATCTTTTCGACGCACCTGATGGACAACGCCGAGCGGATGTGCGACTCGGTGTGCATCATCTCCCGTGGCGAGAAGGTCCTGGACGGCGCCGTGGCCACGGTGCGTTCCGGCCATGGCGGCAATCACCTGGCGCTCGGGCTGGCCGGGTCGGCGTCGCCCGAGGTCGAGGCCGTGCTGGCAGACCGATCACTGGTGCAACGGGTGGACGATTCCGGTCGCTTTTTTGAGGTCGAGATGGCGGCCGGGGGCGACATGCAGGTGTTGCTGCGGCGGCTGGTGGAAGCCGGCGCCGTGGTCGAACGGTTCGAAAAGGTCCAGCCTTCGCTGCACCAGATCTTCCTCCAAAAAGTCGGTGCTTCCGGCATCGAAGACGGGATGAGTGGACATGGATA
- a CDS encoding ABC transporter permease translates to MFPPASVPTAPAGAGIRWPPIGSVLTAAAASLLLLFLLLPVGELVVQGGAGGVRRLTTDAGLQQALALTAWTATLATAAGVALGTPLAWILARRRFPGRTVVSAALDLPLVIPHPVAGIALLLVFGRESAIGGVLAQAGFGIVSTPLGIVLGMLFVSAPLYVSGAREAMARVDRRYESVAQTLGDTPWRAFRRVTLPLASRGLLASAVVMWARAVSEFGAIVILVHHPRTVSVLSYDRFTTYGLTEVIPVAAALVLLALLPLVALRALRRGEERRA, encoded by the coding sequence GTGTTTCCACCTGCGTCTGTCCCAACGGCTCCCGCAGGCGCGGGGATTCGGTGGCCTCCGATCGGCTCCGTCCTCACGGCCGCGGCCGCGTCACTCCTGCTCCTCTTCCTGCTGCTCCCCGTCGGGGAGCTGGTGGTGCAGGGGGGCGCGGGTGGGGTGCGTCGACTCACGACCGACGCCGGGTTGCAGCAGGCGCTGGCCCTCACCGCCTGGACGGCCACCCTCGCGACGGCGGCCGGCGTGGCACTCGGAACCCCGCTCGCCTGGATCCTGGCGCGGCGCCGCTTTCCCGGGCGGACCGTCGTCTCGGCCGCGCTCGACCTGCCGCTCGTCATCCCGCACCCCGTGGCCGGCATCGCCTTGTTGCTGGTTTTTGGGCGTGAATCGGCGATTGGGGGAGTGTTGGCGCAGGCAGGGTTCGGGATCGTCAGCACGCCCCTGGGGATTGTGCTCGGGATGTTGTTCGTGAGTGCGCCCCTCTACGTGAGCGGGGCGCGAGAGGCGATGGCTCGGGTCGACCGGCGGTACGAATCCGTCGCGCAGACCCTGGGGGACACCCCCTGGCGGGCCTTCCGACGCGTGACCCTGCCGCTCGCCAGCCGGGGGTTGCTGGCCTCCGCCGTGGTGATGTGGGCGCGCGCGGTGAGCGAGTTTGGCGCCATCGTTATCCTGGTGCACCACCCGCGCACGGTGAGTGTGTTGAGCTATGACCGCTTTACCACCTACGGCCTCACCGAGGTGATTCCGGTCGCGGCGGCGCTCGTCCTGCTGGCCCTGCTCCCCCTCGTGGCGCTGCGGGCGTTGCGACGCGGCGAGGAGCGGCGCGCATGA
- a CDS encoding ABC transporter ATP-binding protein, translating to MIRVANLRAAAGEFRLQDVSFTVPTGAWGVVIGPAGSGKTTLLESIAGVVTPLDGAVTLGTRNVTRAPVNGRQVGLVYQHAYLFPHLSVRDNVAYGAPSPTVVTDVIAALAIESLGARDVAALSGGERQLVALARALAQQPEVLLLDEPFSALDPKRRSVTRRVVRDWHRTRGTTVLQVTHDFAEAGLLGDVTVLLDAGRVLQAGPSSEVFRRPATPYVAEFLGAENVLSGAVVGDTVIEGAPRAVEFHCGPLAFVAISDAPVGSCHAVIRGEEVILSRAVQASSARNHFAGTVTEVALHGAYARVTVTVQGVPLVALLTLPSLRDLALEPGGTVHASFKAFAVHLC from the coding sequence ATGATCCGCGTGGCCAACCTGCGAGCAGCCGCCGGGGAGTTTCGCCTGCAGGACGTGTCCTTCACGGTCCCCACGGGGGCATGGGGGGTCGTGATCGGTCCGGCCGGTTCGGGGAAGACGACGTTGCTGGAGTCGATCGCGGGTGTGGTAACCCCGCTGGACGGCGCGGTAACCCTTGGCACACGGAACGTCACGCGGGCGCCGGTGAACGGACGACAGGTGGGCCTGGTGTACCAGCATGCCTACCTCTTTCCGCACCTGTCCGTGCGCGACAACGTGGCCTATGGGGCGCCGTCGCCGACGGTGGTGACGGACGTGATCGCGGCGCTGGCGATCGAATCGTTAGGCGCCCGCGACGTGGCCGCGTTGTCCGGCGGCGAACGGCAACTCGTCGCGCTTGCGCGGGCGCTCGCGCAACAGCCGGAGGTCCTGCTGCTGGACGAGCCGTTCAGTGCGTTGGACCCCAAGCGGCGAAGTGTGACCCGCCGGGTCGTGCGCGACTGGCACCGCACACGCGGCACCACCGTGCTGCAAGTCACCCACGACTTTGCGGAGGCGGGGCTCCTGGGTGATGTCACCGTCCTGCTCGATGCGGGACGCGTCCTCCAGGCAGGTCCGTCGTCCGAAGTCTTCCGCCGCCCGGCGACCCCGTATGTGGCCGAGTTCCTCGGCGCGGAAAACGTCCTGTCCGGGGCGGTGGTCGGTGACACCGTCATCGAAGGGGCGCCGCGCGCGGTGGAGTTCCACTGCGGTCCCCTCGCCTTTGTGGCCATCAGCGACGCGCCCGTGGGCTCCTGCCATGCGGTCATTCGCGGGGAGGAGGTGATCCTCTCGCGGGCCGTCCAGGCGTCGTCGGCGCGGAACCACTTTGCGGGCACCGTGACCGAAGTGGCACTGCATGGCGCGTACGCCCGGGTGACGGTAACCGTGCAGGGAGTTCCACTCGTCGCCCTCCTGACGCTACCTTCGCTGCGTGACCTTGCCCTCGAGCCGGGAGGCACGGTGCACGCCAGCTTCAAGGCCTTCGCGGTCCACCTCTGCTGA
- a CDS encoding response regulator: MTSAPAKPRLLIVDDSADDVELVRRALTRGGVSASITRVDDAVSFRRALAEQSWDLVIADYSQPSFGALAVLEQLRQAQRDLPCLVMSGVAGEDRAVQTMRAGAKDFVSKDRLQRLAPAVQRELAEAALRRDRARREAEESLREERLRGAGVHVLEVLRSDAFTNGRAVEVYRDLTALVAHALDVDRVSIWLFNETRSGFHCVELFDRRSAIHSDGLAYAIEEHPAYFEALERSRFVEAHDAASEHRGAGEDTATISAQLDAAIRVHGAMVGALCLDHVGGRRRWRGDEQMFVGSIADLVALVMETQERRRAELALRESEVRYRDLWQNALDGMLTLDPAGRITSINAAGCSLVGATPSEILGRDFTEFLVPRDADLARGIFTNLVTTGEGVPGPVAVSVQRASGRAVQAEASAQRIERDGDLVEVLAIVRDVSQRRQLEAQLQQSQKMEAIGRLAGGVAHDFNNLLTAIIGYSQIAAIRPGVPAPALLDLKEITSAAHRAAALTRQLLAFSRRQVLEPRVLNLNAVVTGIEVLLRRLIGEDITFTIDLATNVAAVLADPSQLEQVVLNLAVNARDAMPDGGSLVVRTRMADAPDKPLSTPGSDAGPFVVLEVADTGTGMDEETRLHVFEPFYTTKELGTGLGLSTVYGIVQQSGGSIAVESEPGRGTTFSVYLPVASGDVAAHDLPSVPSGPGGTETILVVEDDDRVRALASRVLTLGGYTVLEASDPEAALALSVEQREIHLLLADLVMPVMRGSELFQRLRQRRGQLRVLYISGYRSSADRPDVEDAAFLPKPFTPDMLAAAVRAVLDAPSTRSVDVVPARR; encoded by the coding sequence GTGACGTCCGCCCCCGCCAAGCCACGCCTCCTGATCGTTGACGATTCCGCGGACGACGTGGAACTCGTGCGACGCGCGCTCACGCGTGGGGGCGTGTCCGCCAGCATCACACGGGTCGATGACGCCGTCTCGTTCCGGCGCGCGCTGGCCGAGCAGTCGTGGGACCTGGTCATCGCCGACTACTCGCAGCCCAGCTTTGGGGCGCTCGCCGTCCTGGAACAACTGCGCCAGGCCCAGCGTGACCTCCCGTGCCTGGTGATGTCCGGCGTGGCCGGCGAGGATCGGGCCGTGCAGACGATGCGTGCCGGGGCCAAGGACTTCGTGTCCAAGGATCGGCTGCAGCGACTGGCGCCGGCCGTGCAGCGGGAGCTGGCCGAGGCGGCGCTGCGCCGCGATCGGGCCCGGCGCGAGGCCGAAGAATCGCTCCGCGAGGAACGGCTGCGTGGCGCCGGGGTCCATGTCCTCGAGGTGCTGCGGTCCGACGCCTTCACCAACGGCCGCGCGGTGGAGGTCTATCGCGACCTGACCGCCCTGGTGGCCCATGCACTGGACGTCGATCGGGTATCGATCTGGCTGTTCAATGAGACCCGGTCCGGCTTCCACTGTGTGGAGTTGTTCGATCGGCGATCGGCGATCCACAGCGACGGGCTCGCCTACGCCATCGAGGAGCATCCGGCATACTTCGAGGCATTGGAACGCAGCCGGTTCGTCGAGGCGCACGACGCGGCCTCCGAACACCGGGGAGCGGGCGAGGACACGGCCACCATCAGCGCCCAGCTCGACGCCGCCATTCGCGTCCATGGGGCGATGGTCGGGGCGCTCTGCCTGGACCACGTCGGCGGGCGACGACGGTGGCGTGGCGATGAGCAGATGTTCGTCGGGTCGATCGCCGACCTGGTGGCCTTGGTCATGGAAACCCAGGAACGCCGCCGCGCGGAACTCGCGCTCCGCGAGAGCGAGGTGCGGTATCGCGACCTGTGGCAGAACGCGCTGGACGGGATGCTGACCCTCGATCCCGCCGGGCGGATCACCTCGATCAATGCCGCTGGGTGCAGCTTGGTGGGCGCGACGCCGTCCGAGATCCTCGGCCGCGACTTCACCGAGTTCCTGGTGCCACGCGATGCGGACCTGGCGAGAGGGATCTTCACCAACCTGGTCACGACGGGGGAAGGGGTCCCTGGTCCGGTTGCGGTGTCGGTCCAACGGGCCAGCGGGCGGGCAGTGCAGGCCGAGGCGAGCGCGCAACGGATCGAGCGTGATGGGGACCTCGTGGAAGTCCTGGCCATCGTGCGCGACGTCTCGCAACGACGCCAGCTGGAAGCGCAGCTGCAGCAGTCGCAGAAGATGGAGGCCATCGGGCGGCTCGCCGGCGGCGTGGCGCACGACTTCAACAACCTGCTGACGGCGATCATCGGGTATTCCCAGATCGCCGCGATCCGCCCCGGGGTGCCGGCGCCGGCGCTGCTCGACCTCAAGGAGATCACCTCGGCCGCCCATCGTGCGGCCGCGCTCACGCGACAGCTGCTGGCGTTTAGTCGACGCCAGGTCCTCGAGCCCCGCGTACTCAATCTCAACGCCGTGGTCACCGGCATCGAGGTCCTGCTGCGACGGCTCATCGGCGAGGACATCACCTTCACGATCGACCTGGCCACCAACGTTGCGGCCGTCCTCGCCGACCCCAGCCAGCTCGAGCAGGTGGTGCTCAACCTCGCGGTGAACGCCCGCGACGCGATGCCCGACGGGGGCTCGCTGGTCGTGCGCACGCGGATGGCCGACGCCCCGGACAAGCCCCTCTCCACCCCGGGCAGTGATGCGGGTCCATTCGTCGTCCTCGAGGTGGCCGACACGGGAACGGGGATGGACGAGGAGACGCGGCTGCACGTCTTTGAGCCGTTCTATACCACAAAGGAACTGGGGACGGGGCTCGGCCTCTCCACGGTGTATGGCATCGTCCAGCAAAGCGGGGGGAGCATCGCCGTGGAGAGCGAGCCCGGTCGCGGCACGACGTTCAGCGTGTATCTCCCCGTCGCGAGCGGGGACGTCGCCGCCCACGACTTGCCGTCGGTGCCGAGCGGGCCTGGGGGGACCGAGACGATCCTGGTCGTGGAGGACGACGATCGGGTCCGGGCGCTGGCGAGCCGGGTGTTGACCCTCGGGGGGTACACGGTGCTCGAGGCGAGCGACCCGGAGGCCGCGCTGGCCCTGTCGGTCGAGCAGCGCGAGATCCACCTGCTCCTGGCCGACCTCGTGATGCCCGTGATGCGAGGGAGCGAGCTGTTCCAGCGCCTGCGCCAGCGGCGGGGGCAGCTGCGTGTGTTGTACATCTCAGGATACCGGAGTTCGGCGGACCGGCCGGATGTGGAGGACGCTGCGTTCCTGCCCAAGCCGTTCACGCCGGACATGCTGGCGGCCGCGGTTCGAGCAGTCCTGGACGCACCCAGCACGCGCTCAGTAGACGTGGTACCCGCTCGGCGTTAG
- a CDS encoding response regulator transcription factor — protein sequence MRRATVLICDDHPMVSQGLKGLLRSNFVSVGIVNDGRELITTLQRARPDVLLLDLSMPHINGLELLPQVREVLPTVKVIIVTMHVDRALADLAISAGAHGFIPKEASADELNAAIEHVLSETKPFISPHIPRRSFRDKAAVQHPELDRLTPRHRQILRMIGDGKSSQEMAELLGVSPRTIEFHRASIRKALGITTEWGLLRFSIMMRVAESDEPEGEDIPPDHTEPIED from the coding sequence ATGCGCCGAGCGACCGTACTGATTTGCGATGACCACCCGATGGTCAGTCAGGGCCTGAAAGGCCTGCTGCGCTCGAATTTCGTGTCGGTGGGGATTGTCAACGATGGACGCGAGCTGATCACGACTCTGCAGCGCGCGCGGCCCGATGTGCTCCTGCTCGATCTCTCGATGCCGCACATCAATGGGTTGGAACTCCTGCCGCAGGTCCGGGAGGTTCTGCCGACGGTCAAGGTGATCATCGTGACCATGCACGTGGATCGTGCGCTCGCCGACCTGGCGATCAGTGCAGGCGCCCACGGGTTCATCCCCAAGGAAGCGTCGGCGGACGAATTGAACGCAGCGATCGAACATGTCCTGAGTGAAACGAAGCCGTTCATTTCCCCGCACATTCCGCGGCGGTCATTTCGTGACAAAGCCGCGGTGCAACATCCCGAGCTCGACCGCCTCACGCCGCGCCATCGGCAGATCCTCCGGATGATCGGCGATGGCAAGTCGTCGCAAGAGATGGCGGAGCTGCTCGGGGTGAGCCCGCGGACGATCGAGTTCCATCGTGCCAGCATCCGCAAAGCGCTGGGGATCACCACGGAATGGGGCCTCCTCCGCTTCTCCATCATGATGCGCGTGGCCGAGTCGGACGAGCCGGAAGGGGAAGACATTCCGCCCGATCACACGGAACCCATCGAAGATTGA
- a CDS encoding Rieske (2Fe-2S) protein, with the protein MEIPLHKLPAHGLLPVTLPDGSEVVIVVSSGGISVFADECPHQGLPLSAGSLGADGAITCPFHGAQFSAMSGRCVCGPATDDLARFASTIAEGSLRIGPRLAPG; encoded by the coding sequence ATGGAGATCCCACTCCATAAGCTGCCGGCACACGGGCTGCTCCCCGTGACGCTGCCGGACGGGAGCGAGGTCGTGATTGTCGTGTCGTCCGGCGGGATCTCGGTCTTCGCCGACGAGTGCCCGCACCAGGGGCTCCCTCTCTCCGCCGGATCGTTAGGCGCCGATGGGGCGATCACCTGCCCCTTTCACGGCGCGCAGTTCAGCGCGATGTCGGGGCGCTGTGTGTGCGGACCCGCGACCGACGACCTGGCGCGGTTCGCATCCACCATCGCCGAAGGCTCGCTGCGGATCGGTCCGCGACTGGCGCCTGGGTAA
- a CDS encoding SUF system NifU family Fe-S cluster assembly protein — protein sequence MDLGALYQEIILEHNRSPRNHGELTGATGHAHGKNPMCGDEVSVWVQASGGRVERVTFTGHGCAISRASASMMTQALTGKTRDEALTLFQHFHDMVTGAAPINEAALGKLKVFGGVSRFPARVKCASLAWHAFRDALQGGNSDGDPTP from the coding sequence ATGGATCTGGGCGCCCTGTACCAGGAGATCATCCTCGAGCACAATCGCTCGCCCCGGAACCATGGTGAGTTGACTGGGGCCACGGGCCACGCGCATGGCAAGAACCCGATGTGCGGCGACGAGGTCAGCGTATGGGTACAGGCCTCAGGCGGCCGCGTCGAGCGCGTCACCTTCACCGGCCACGGGTGCGCCATCTCGCGCGCCTCCGCGTCGATGATGACCCAGGCGCTCACCGGCAAGACGCGCGATGAGGCGCTGACGCTCTTCCAGCATTTTCACGACATGGTCACGGGAGCCGCGCCGATCAACGAGGCCGCGCTCGGCAAGCTCAAGGTGTTTGGCGGGGTGTCGCGGTTTCCGGCGCGCGTGAAGTGTGCGTCGCTGGCATGGCACGCCTTCCGGGACGCCCTGCAGGGCGGGAACAGCGATGGAGATCCCACTCCATAA
- a CDS encoding cysteine desulfurase, protein MGSLRADFPILGTLARGKPLVYLDNAATSQKPRQVIEAITRYYESENGNIHRGVHYLSERATVLYDETREAARQFINARSTREVIFTRGTTEAINLVAHGFGSAVLKPGDRVLVSTLEHHSNIVPWQLACERSGAELAVIPVLDDGSLDLDAFGRLLDDRVKLVAVTWVSNALGTITPVAELVRRAHAMGIPVLLDGAQAAPHIAVDVQAIGCDFFACSGHKMLGPTGVGLLYGTEQWLDRLPPYQGGGDMIDTVTFERSTWAPLPSKFEAGTPDIAAVVAFRAALDYLTAVGLDAIAAHEHALVDLATERLTAIPGVRIIGTATPKAGVVSFTMDCAHPHDIGTVLDSEGVAIRAGHHCAQPLMRRFGVPSTARASFYLYNTPEDVDALVRGVERVRHLFA, encoded by the coding sequence ATTGGCTCCCTTCGCGCCGATTTCCCCATCCTGGGGACGTTGGCGCGCGGGAAGCCGCTGGTGTACCTCGACAACGCGGCCACATCCCAGAAGCCGCGACAGGTCATCGAGGCGATCACCCGCTACTACGAATCCGAGAACGGCAACATCCATCGCGGGGTGCACTACCTCAGCGAGCGGGCGACGGTGCTGTACGACGAGACGCGCGAGGCAGCCCGACAGTTCATCAATGCGCGATCCACACGCGAGGTCATCTTCACCCGGGGCACTACCGAGGCGATCAACCTCGTCGCCCACGGATTCGGCAGCGCGGTCCTGAAACCGGGCGATCGCGTGCTGGTCTCGACCCTGGAGCATCACTCCAACATCGTCCCCTGGCAGCTGGCCTGTGAGCGGAGCGGCGCTGAGCTCGCCGTCATCCCCGTGCTCGACGATGGCTCCCTCGACCTTGACGCCTTCGGTCGCCTCCTGGACGACCGCGTCAAGCTCGTCGCCGTCACCTGGGTCTCGAACGCGTTAGGCACGATCACCCCCGTGGCCGAGCTGGTGCGGCGTGCCCATGCGATGGGAATCCCGGTGTTGCTGGATGGGGCACAGGCGGCCCCCCACATCGCCGTGGACGTGCAGGCCATTGGCTGTGACTTCTTTGCCTGCTCGGGCCACAAGATGCTCGGGCCAACGGGTGTCGGCCTGCTGTACGGCACCGAGCAGTGGCTCGATCGGCTCCCGCCATACCAGGGCGGGGGCGACATGATCGACACCGTGACCTTCGAACGGAGCACCTGGGCACCGCTTCCGTCCAAGTTCGAGGCGGGCACGCCGGATATCGCCGCCGTAGTCGCCTTCCGCGCCGCGCTCGACTACCTCACGGCGGTGGGGCTCGATGCCATTGCCGCCCACGAACACGCGTTGGTCGACCTGGCGACCGAGCGCCTGACCGCGATCCCCGGGGTGCGCATCATCGGCACGGCGACGCCGAAAGCCGGGGTGGTGAGCTTCACGATGGATTGCGCGCACCCGCATGACATCGGGACCGTGCTCGACAGCGAGGGGGTCGCGATCCGGGCGGGGCACCACTGCGCCCAGCCGCTGATGCGGCGGTTTGGCGTCCCGTCCACCGCGCGCGCATCGTTCTACCTGTACAACACGCCCGAGGACGTCGACGCATTGGTGCGCGGCGTCGAGCGGGTCCGCCACCTGTTCGCCTGA
- the sufD gene encoding Fe-S cluster assembly protein SufD, protein MSATEARATALLRHWEQPADTATWLRDLRSRAVASVEAHGFPTTKNEDWHFTNPAPITEADFAPMRSAVGTLTVADVAAAALVPSEWATLVFVNGRHAPHLSRAAGLPDGVRLMSLASAWREEPTLVEQHLGRHARFDEQALAFTALNTAWMQDGAYLSVPADVTVAQPIHLLFLADANAAGGMAHPRNLLVLGRHARVTVVEQYVTTDNARYLTNSVTEASVGDGATLTHHKLQREGRAAFHVGHIEATLGRDAHYVSFAFSTGAALARSNIYTTLAGEGCGATLNGLYMLGGSQVSDHQTRIEHAQPNCYSREHYKGVLDDASHGVFNGKVYVHAIAQKTDGKQTNNTLLLSPDARIDTKPQLEIFADDVKCTHGATVGQLDDRMAFYLKSRGIGAAAARQLLTYAFAADVLETIELEPLRVELERLALERFVG, encoded by the coding sequence ATGAGTGCGACCGAAGCCCGCGCGACGGCGTTGTTGCGCCACTGGGAGCAGCCGGCCGACACGGCCACGTGGCTGCGCGACCTGCGGTCACGGGCCGTGGCCAGTGTCGAGGCCCACGGATTCCCCACCACCAAGAACGAAGACTGGCATTTCACGAATCCCGCCCCGATCACCGAGGCCGATTTCGCGCCCATGCGATCGGCGGTCGGCACGCTCACGGTGGCCGACGTCGCTGCCGCGGCCCTCGTGCCAAGCGAGTGGGCCACCCTCGTCTTCGTGAACGGACGGCATGCGCCTCACCTGAGCCGCGCGGCCGGTCTTCCGGACGGCGTGCGCCTGATGAGCCTGGCCAGCGCGTGGCGCGAGGAGCCGACGCTGGTGGAGCAACATCTCGGCCGGCATGCGCGGTTCGACGAACAGGCACTGGCGTTCACCGCGCTCAACACGGCGTGGATGCAGGACGGCGCGTACCTGTCCGTGCCCGCGGACGTCACGGTGGCGCAACCCATCCACCTGTTGTTCCTGGCGGACGCCAATGCGGCGGGTGGCATGGCGCACCCACGCAACCTGCTGGTGCTTGGCAGGCATGCACGCGTGACCGTCGTGGAGCAATATGTGACGACGGACAACGCGCGCTACCTCACGAACAGCGTGACAGAGGCGTCGGTCGGCGACGGTGCGACGCTGACCCACCACAAGTTGCAGCGCGAGGGTCGTGCGGCGTTCCACGTGGGGCACATCGAGGCCACCCTCGGCCGCGACGCGCACTACGTGTCGTTTGCCTTCTCCACGGGCGCGGCGCTTGCACGCTCGAACATCTACACCACCCTGGCCGGCGAAGGGTGTGGCGCGACGCTCAACGGGTTGTACATGCTGGGCGGCTCGCAGGTGAGCGACCACCAGACCCGGATCGAGCACGCGCAGCCGAACTGCTATTCCCGTGAGCACTACAAGGGCGTGCTGGACGACGCCTCCCACGGGGTGTTCAACGGCAAGGTGTACGTGCACGCCATCGCCCAGAAGACCGACGGCAAGCAGACGAACAATACGCTGCTGCTCTCGCCGGACGCGCGCATCGACACGAAGCCCCAGCTCGAGATCTTCGCCGACGACGTGAAGTGCACCCACGGTGCCACGGTGGGCCAGCTGGATGACCGCATGGCGTTCTACCTGAAGTCACGTGGGATCGGGGCGGCGGCAGCCCGTCAGTTGCTGACCTACGCGTTCGCGGCGGATGTGCTGGAGACGATCGAACTGGAGCCCTTGCGGGTGGAACTGGAACGGTTGGCGTTGGAGCGGTTTGTGGGGTAG